AATAAATAATTATAAATATTCGGCTCTCTTGTTGAGTTATTCAGCGGGGGAGCTTATTTTTTTATGAACGAGCGAGAAATGTCGGGGGGCGGGCGGGTGGGCACTACTCGATATAACAAGCGACTCATTAACAGCTGGAGTGAACAAGACAGCGAAATATTTTCAAAAAAGTTTATTACCCTGCAAAAATTGTGATAATATCTATAAAATTTGTTGAGAATAATTTATCAGGAGGCAAAAATTTTTAATGGACAGTAAAGACTATAAAGATACTCTAAATTTACCCGTTACTAATTTTCCAATGCGGGCGAATTTATCAAAACGTGAGCCGGGATTTCTTGAATTCTGGCACTCACACGACATCTATCACAAGGCACTCAACGCACGAAAAAATTCACATGAAAGTTTTCAGCTTCACGACGGCCCCCCCTATGCAAATGGAGATATTCATATCGGGACAGCGTTTAATAAAGTTCTGAAGGATTTTATCATCAAAGCAAAGACTATGACAGGGCGTTATACTCCATATGTGCCGGGCTGGGACACTCACGGACTGCCGATTGAATTACGCGCATTGAAGGACGGCGGACTCTCGAAATTAGGAACTGGAATCGATCCCGTTGAGTTACGCAAAAAATGTAAAGAGACAGCATTACACTATTTAGACGTTCAGCGCGAAGAGTTCAAGAGACTCGGAGTCTTAGGTGAATGGGAACATCCTTATATAACGCTTGATCCGGCATTTGAGCATTTAGAGTTACACGCATTTGCTGACATGGTAAGCAAGGATTTAATTTATCGCGGATTAAAGCCTGTCTACTGGTGCACGGATTGCCAGACAGCACTGGCCGCCGGAGAAATTGAATACTGGGACGAGGAGTCGCCCTCCGTTTATGTCGCTTATCCCATGCCTAAAATCTCGCAGAAATTCCCGGAACTCGCAAATAAAGATGTCTATATTGTAATTTGGACAACTACCCCCTGGACTCTGCCTTCAAGTGCTGCCGTCGCTGTTCACCCGCGTTATGATTATGGATTTTATGAAGTTGACGGCAAAATTTATATACTTGCTGACGGCCTAAAAGATTCAGTCAGTAAAGCAACAGGCTTGAATCTCGGTGATGCAATAAAACTTGTTAAAGGCTCTGAACTTGAAAATTTAAAGCCTCTTCACCCGTTTTATGAGCATGAATTATTAGTAGTCTTAGCTGATTATGTAGAACTTGAGACGGGAACAGGCTGCGTTCATACTTCTCCCGGTCATGGTGTTGAAGACTATGAGACTGGCGTGCGTTATGGCTTGAGAATATTCAGCTCCGTGAATCATTCCGGACATTTTGAGCAGGAATTACCCATTGTAGGAGGCATGAATTTATCAGACGGCGGCAATAAAGCTATTGAGTTAATCAAAGCTAAGGGCCGTTTACTGGGACTCGGCAAAATCATGCATAGTTACCCTCATTGCTGGCGATGCAAGAAACCCGTTATATTTCGAGCTACAGATCAATGGTTTATTAACGTCTCTAAATTCAAAGATGAGGCCTTAAACATAATTGATCATAAAGTAAAATGGATTCCTGAATGGGGACATGACAGAATTTATAACATGGTAAGTTCCCGCTCAGACTGGTGCATATCCCGCCAAAGAGTCTGGGGTGTTCCCGTTCCTGCTATGCATTGTAAGGACTGCGGAGCTTTTACTCTTACAGCTGACAGAATTAGAATCCTCGCTGAAAAAGTTAAAGACTCACCCGATGGGACTTCTATATGGTGGCGCGAGAGTTTACAAAATTTATTCGGTGATCTTGCAAAGTGCGACAAATGCGGCTCTCATAACGTCGAGAAGGACAGCAACATTTTAGATGTCTGGTTTGACTCCGGAGTCTCTCACATGTCAGTCTTAAATGAAAGATTCGGGCTCAAATGGCCGTGTGATATGTACTTAGAAGGCAGTGATCAGCATAGAGGCTGGTTCCAGTCTTCACTATTAACAGCTACGGCAATAAAGGGTCAAGCTCCATATAAAGAAGTCTTGACTCACGGGTTTACTCTTGACGGAGAAGGCCGGAAAATGTCAAAATCTCTCGGAAATACTGTAGCACCTAAGGAAGTTTGCGACGAGTTCGGCGCGGATATTTTGAGACTCTGGGTTGCGTCTACTGATTATAGAAACGATGTTAGAATCTCAAAGCCGATATTAAAATCTTTGTCTGAGACTTACAGGCGAATCAGAAACACAGCAAGATTCTTACTTGGAAATTTGCACGATTTCACGCCCGGAAAAAATTCGCTTAAATACGAGAATTTATTATCAATGGATAAATGGATTCTTGACAGACTTCACAGAATTATTAAGCGGGTCCGTGAAGCATTCGAAGATTACGAGTTCCATGTGCCTGTCTCGTTAATTCATTCCTTCTGCGTTAATGAGTTGAGCGCGTTTTATTTGGACATCAGCAAAGATAGATTATACGTTGAAGAAGTTGACTCGCTTACTAGACGGAGCGCACAGACTGCAATGTGGGAGATTTTATCATGTTTAACACGAATGCTCGCACCGTTGATTAGTTTCACAGCTGAAGAAATTTGGCAGGAAATGAGAGGAATCGACTCGACTCTTCCTGAAAGCATATTTTTATCGGACTTCCCTGAGCAGGATAAATCACGACTCAATGACGAGCTTAATAATTTATGGGATGACGCGGTGAAATTCAAGAGTGCAATTAGTAGAATGCTTGAGACCATGAGAGCCGACAAGACAATCGGGACATCGTTAGAAGCTGCCGTACAAGTCAAGGAAAATGACTCGCTCAAAAAATTAGCTGACTCGTTTACTCCTGAAGAATTAGCGGATATTGCTATAGTCTCAAAATTTGAATGGGTCAAAGATTTAACGCTGCCTAGAGTATTTAATGACTCTGAAACGGGATTAGAGATTGCCGGAGGATTCACAACCGGGAGCAAATGCCCGCGCTGCTGGAAATA
This genomic stretch from Synergistaceae bacterium harbors:
- the ileS gene encoding isoleucine--tRNA ligase, whose product is MDSKDYKDTLNLPVTNFPMRANLSKREPGFLEFWHSHDIYHKALNARKNSHESFQLHDGPPYANGDIHIGTAFNKVLKDFIIKAKTMTGRYTPYVPGWDTHGLPIELRALKDGGLSKLGTGIDPVELRKKCKETALHYLDVQREEFKRLGVLGEWEHPYITLDPAFEHLELHAFADMVSKDLIYRGLKPVYWCTDCQTALAAGEIEYWDEESPSVYVAYPMPKISQKFPELANKDVYIVIWTTTPWTLPSSAAVAVHPRYDYGFYEVDGKIYILADGLKDSVSKATGLNLGDAIKLVKGSELENLKPLHPFYEHELLVVLADYVELETGTGCVHTSPGHGVEDYETGVRYGLRIFSSVNHSGHFEQELPIVGGMNLSDGGNKAIELIKAKGRLLGLGKIMHSYPHCWRCKKPVIFRATDQWFINVSKFKDEALNIIDHKVKWIPEWGHDRIYNMVSSRSDWCISRQRVWGVPVPAMHCKDCGAFTLTADRIRILAEKVKDSPDGTSIWWRESLQNLFGDLAKCDKCGSHNVEKDSNILDVWFDSGVSHMSVLNERFGLKWPCDMYLEGSDQHRGWFQSSLLTATAIKGQAPYKEVLTHGFTLDGEGRKMSKSLGNTVAPKEVCDEFGADILRLWVASTDYRNDVRISKPILKSLSETYRRIRNTARFLLGNLHDFTPGKNSLKYENLLSMDKWILDRLHRIIKRVREAFEDYEFHVPVSLIHSFCVNELSAFYLDISKDRLYVEEVDSLTRRSAQTAMWEILSCLTRMLAPLISFTAEEIWQEMRGIDSTLPESIFLSDFPEQDKSRLNDELNNLWDDAVKFKSAISRMLETMRADKTIGTSLEAAVQVKENDSLKKLADSFTPEELADIAIVSKFEWVKDLTLPRVFNDSETGLEIAGGFTTGSKCPRCWKYSDNVNENGLCERCAHVMHEA